The sequence below is a genomic window from Lysobacter stagni.
CCTTCAGGCCCTTGGTGAAGGCATTGAGGTCGTCGCGCGCGCCGGCGAAGACCGGCGAGGACGCCAGCAGCAGCGCCACGAAGGCGCCCAGGAAACGCTTTGCACGCATGAAGGACTCCGGGAAACGATTGCCGGCGAGTGTGCCGGTACTTTTCTGAATGCGGATGAACGACGACAGGCGTCGTTTATTTCGGCGGCGGCGGCGCGAGCACGCTGCGGTCGCCGTTGTGCTCCGGCGGCGTGACGACGCCCGCGGCTTCCATCGCCTCGATCAGGCGGGCGGCGCGGTTGTAGCCGATCTTCAGGCGGCGCTGCACGCCCGAGATGGACGCACGCCGTGTCTCGGTGACGATGCGCACGGCTTCGTCGTAGAGGGGATCGGACTCGTCGCCGCCACCGGCGTTGCTCTCCGGCAGGCCGGTCGCACCGACGACGACTCCGTCGCCCATCGTCTGCACTTCGTCCAGCACGCCCTCGATGTAATCCGGGCCGCCGCCGATCTGCTTGAGGTGCTCCACCACGCGATGCACTTCCTCGTCCGACACGAATGCGCCGTGCACACGTTCGGGCATCGCGGTGCCCGGCGGCAGGTACAGCATGTCGCCATGACCGAGCAGCGTTTCCGCGCCGGACTGGTCGAGGATGGTGCGCGAGTCGATCTTGCTCGACACCTGGAACGCGATGCGCGTGGGGATGTTGGCCTTGATCAGGCCGGTGATGACGTCCACCGACGGACGCTGCGTGGCCAGGATCAGGTGGATGCCGGCCGCGCGCGCCTTCTGCGCGAGGCGGGCGATCAGCTCTTCCACCTTCTTGCCGACGATCATCATCATGTCGGCGAATTCGTCGATGAAGATGACGATGAACGGCAACGTCTCCAGCGGTCGCGGCCCCTCGCCCAGTTCGGCGTTGGGCTTGAACAGCGGGTCCATCATCGGCTGGCCGGCTTCCTCGGCGTCCTTCACCTTCTTGTTGAAGCCAGCCAGGTTGCGCACGCCCACGGCCGACATCAGCTTGTAGCGGCGCTCCATCTCGGCCACGCACCAGCGCAGGCCGTTGGCAGCTTCCTTCATGTCGGTGACGACCGGCGCCAGCAGGTGCGGGATGCCCTGGTAGACCGACAGCTCCAGCATCTTCGGGTCGATCATCAGCATCCGCAGGTCCTTCGCGGAGGCCTTGTACAGCAGCGACAGCACCATCGCGTTGACCGCAACGGACTTGCCCGAACCCGTCGTACCGGCGACCAGCAGGTGCGGCATGCGCGCCAGGTCGGCGACCGTCGGCCGGCCGGCGATGTCCTTGCCCAGCGCCAGCGTCAGCGGGCTGGTGGACTTGTCGTATTCCTTCGAACGCAGCAATTCCGAGAGGAAGATCATCTCGCGCGAGGTGTTCGGCGTTTCCAGGCCGACCACCGACTTGCCCGGGATCACGTCGACCACGCGCACCGATTTCACCGACAGGCCACGTGCGATGTCCTTGTCGAGCGAGCTGATCTGGCTGACCTTCACGCCCGGTGCGGGCTCCAGTTCGAAACGCGTGATGACCGGGCCCGGATAGGCGCCGACGACCTGCGCATCGATGCGGAAGTCCTTGAGCTTGAACTCGATCTGGCGCGACAGCGTCTCGAGCGTTTCCTCGCTGTAGCCCTTGGGCTGCGGCTTGGGGTCGTCGAGAAGCGAGAGCGGCGGGATGCCGCTGCCATCGCCGACATGGAACAGCGGGATCTGCTGCTCGCGCTTGGCGCGATCGCT
It includes:
- a CDS encoding DNA translocase FtsK gives rise to the protein MAQASAASRKKLKAEKLPPSPRRQRLMRDIALILIAPLLLYLLASLVSFSPNDPGWSHSGSVTAPLHNVGGRVGAWTADVLLYLCGYVAFLLPIMLGAIAWIALFGMDADGDGDADLGPALRLVGIVGFLVSATGLLYLRVGAVADFSAGAGGILGRLVGKSLYNGFGPVGGNLFLLALLLVSVTLATGLSWFAVMDKIGQGVLALGPTLSKLFRQGEKSATEWQQTRAYREEREEARKVDTELRAKRAPVKIEPPPAPVVEKSDRAKREQQIPLFHVGDGSGIPPLSLLDDPKPQPKGYSEETLETLSRQIEFKLKDFRIDAQVVGAYPGPVITRFELEPAPGVKVSQISSLDKDIARGLSVKSVRVVDVIPGKSVVGLETPNTSREMIFLSELLRSKEYDKSTSPLTLALGKDIAGRPTVADLARMPHLLVAGTTGSGKSVAVNAMVLSLLYKASAKDLRMLMIDPKMLELSVYQGIPHLLAPVVTDMKEAANGLRWCVAEMERRYKLMSAVGVRNLAGFNKKVKDAEEAGQPMMDPLFKPNAELGEGPRPLETLPFIVIFIDEFADMMMIVGKKVEELIARLAQKARAAGIHLILATQRPSVDVITGLIKANIPTRIAFQVSSKIDSRTILDQSGAETLLGHGDMLYLPPGTAMPERVHGAFVSDEEVHRVVEHLKQIGGGPDYIEGVLDEVQTMGDGVVVGATGLPESNAGGGDESDPLYDEAVRIVTETRRASISGVQRRLKIGYNRAARLIEAMEAAGVVTPPEHNGDRSVLAPPPPK